The following is a genomic window from Anaerolineales bacterium.
CCTGCAATCGATCTCGCGTGAAAAATTGCAAGCCTTGCGGGACGCTCTCGACGCACTGCTTTAATCAATCCCTTACAGGATTGTAAGGGAAACCCCAAAAGGCCAGCGCTATACTGCTCTTGTTGCTTTTCGCCTTAACCCTGCGAGCGTGATAGCCGGGAGGTGGTTCAAAACTGGGGTAGGTTAGCGGTATGTCAGTTGTTTTGAAGGGGGAGGGCTATCGAATTGCGTTGGAGCATGCTCCAAATGCAATGGCAATCACCCATCCGAAGGATGGGCACTTTCTTTTTGCCAATCAAGCATTTTGTCAGTTCTTTGACGTCTCACTTCATCAGATTATTGAAACCCGTGCAGCGGATTTGTATGCCGGGGCGCAGGACCGCCAGCGCATTGTGCAGCAGCTGCACAAACAGCAGGGCATCGATCGCCTCCCCGTAGAATTCAAGACCGGTAGCGGCCTACTGCGCTGGGGAGAGCTTTCTGCCCGTTTGGTCGAGATCGAAGGGGAGCAATTGATTGTCAGCACCATTCTGCCCGCGGAGGCCCATGCAGCCAACGGTCTGCAAGAAAAGCTGGCGAACGTGGAAGGCGAGTTGCAGCAATTTGCCTATATTGTCTCCCACGACCTGCAGGAGCCTTTGCGCATGGTGGATGGCTACATGCAGCTGATCCGCCAGCGCTACAGTGGCAAGCTGGACAAAGACGGCGATGAGTTTATTGGCTTTGCCGTGGATGGGGCCAACCGCTTGCAGCAGATGATCAATGACCTGCTCGTCTTTTCCCGGGTGCAGACCCGCGGCGGCGCCATGACTTGGGTGCCGGCTGAGGATGTTTTGCAAAACGTGTTGGAAAACTTGGAAATCGTCATAGCTGATGCGCAGGCCGAGATCCATGTCGGGCCGCTGCCCAGCGTGTATGCCGACCCGGCCCAGTTGGCCTTACTCTTTCAGTATCTGATCTCCAACGCCCTGAAATTTCATGCGCAGCAGGCGCCGGTCATCCATATTCGGGCCGAGGCGAAAGACGGTTTTCACCAATTTTGTGTGGAAGACAACGGCATCGGCATAGATGCCGCCCATTTAGACCAGGTCTTTTTGATCTTCCGGAAATTGCACAGCCGGGAGCGTTATCCCGGCACTGGGATGGGCCTGGCGATCAGCAAGCGCATCGTGGACCGCCATGCCGGAGCGATTTGGATCGAGTCTGAACCGGGGCAGGGCAGCAAAGTATTCTTCACGATCTCCGTCCCATCAGGAGAGCAGAAATGAGCGCCCGCATCCCCACCGGGGAGCTTCCCTCCCAGAAACGGGACAAGCCGATTCGGGTCTTGTTGGTGGAAGACAACCCTGGTGATGCGCGCCTGATCCAGGAAATGCTCAAGAGCACCGGCAATATGAACTTGCGCTTCGAGCATGTCACTACCCTCGACCAGGGCCTGGAATATGTGGGAGACCCCGAACAGCCGCTGGACGCGGTCCTATTGGACCTGGGCCTGCCGGATTGCCAGGGTTTTGAAACCTTCGAACGTTTTCAAGAGAAGGGCAAAGCTTTCACCATCATTATTCTCAGCGGGCTGAACGATGTCGACCTGGCCCTGCATGCGGTGCGCAGCGGCGCCCAGGATTATTTGGTCAAAGGGCAGATCAACGGCGACTTGCTGCTGCGCTCCATCCGCTACGCCATTGAGCGTGACGAGACCGAAAAGCAGCTGGTCGAAAGCCGCGAGCGCTACCAAAGCCTGGTGGACATGATGCCCGACGCCATCATGGTGCATGTCGACAGCCAAATCGTGTTTGCCAACCCCGCCGCCCTCAACTTGCTGGGCGTCAGCAGCCAGGAAGAGCTGGAAGGCCGCAATGTCCTCGACTTGGTGCATCCCAACGACCGCAGCGTGGTGACCGCCCGCATCGTGAAGCAGGCCGAGACAGGGGAGGCCCAGTCGCCAGTCGAAGAAAAGTTCATTCGCTCGGACGGGCGCATGATCGACGTGGAGGTGACTGCCACGCCTTTCCTCTTTGAGGACAAGCAAGCTACGCAGCTGATCATCCGTGATATTTCAGAACGCAAAGTGCGCGAGAGCGAGATGGAGGCCATTGCGGCTGTGAGCCGCGGCCTGCAGGACGCCGACACTCAGGACGAAATGCTGCCGGTCATCATGGACCAGGCCATGCAAGCGGTTGGCGCCTTGGATGGGTCGATCACTTTGATGGATGAGCAAAGCGGTGACCACCACATCGTGGCCGGCCGCGGGCCGCGAGCCAGCCAGCCGGTTGGCTCGGTCATCCCGCGCGGCATGGGGCTGACCAGCAAAGTGGTCGAAGACCGCAGCGCCTACATCAACAATCAATTCATCATCGACCCGGACCCGGCTCTATACCAAGTGGTCAAAGACGTCACTCCAACCAAGTCGGTGGCGATTTTCCCCATCTTTGCCGAAGACAAAGTTATTGGCACCCTGGGCCTGGGCCGTGACCTGCCTTTTGAAAACAGTGATGTGCGCGTAATTAATGCCATCTGCAGTATTGGCGGCAACGCCATTCATCGCGCTGCGCTGTATGAGCAGACCCAGCGCCGTTTGCGGCACTTGCGCAGCTTGCGTGAAATTGACCTGGCAATCACTTCCAGCCTTGACATCAACTTTATTCTGGATGTGATCTTGACCCAGGCCAATCGCGAGCTCGATCTGGACGCCGCGGCGATCTTGCTGCTGAATGCCGAGAATGTCCTGGAGTTCGCTGCCGGGAATGGCTTCCGCAGCCAGCTGATCCGAGACAGCCGGGTGAACTTTGGTCAAGGCCTGGCCGGCCGGGCCGCCCAGCAGCGCCAGCTGGTGCGCGGCAGCGGCGAGGCCTTGTATCGCAACACCCTGCGGCCACAGCTGTTCCAGCAAGAGAGCTTCCTCAGCTATCATGCCGTGCCGCTGGTGGCCAAAGGCAAGGTGATTGGCGTGCTGGAAACCTTCCACCGTTCAGAAGAAGTCCGTGACACGGAATGGGAAGACTTTCTGCTCACGCTGGCCGGGCAGGCCGCCATCGCCATTGACAATGCATCCTTGTTCCGTGACTTGCAGCGCTCCAATGATGATTTACGCGATGCCTACGAGCGCACCATCGAAGGCTGGGCGCACGCCTTGGCCCTGCACGACATGGAGACCATCGAGCACAGCCGCCGTGTGACCGAAACCACCGTGACACTGGCCCGTCACCTCGGGCTGGATGATGACAGGCTCGTTCATGTGCGCCGCGGCGCTTTGCTCCACGATATTGGCAAAATGGGCATCCCCGACCAGATCTTGGGCAAGACCGGGCCACTCAACGAGAATGAGTGGCACATCATGCGCAAACATCCCGAATACGCCGGCCAAATGCTGGAAGGCATTGAGTTTCTGCACCCCGCCATGCCTATCCCGCTCTACCACCATGAAAAATGGGATGGTTCGGGCTATCCTCATGGCCTTAAAGGGCAGGAAATTCCATTGGAGGCGCGTATTTTTGCCATCATTGATGTCTGGGATGCGCTGACCTCTGACCGCCCTTATCGCCCGGCCTGGGAGACCAACAAGGTCAAAGACTACTTGCGCGACCAGGCCGGCAAGCATTTTGACCCGCATGTGGTCGAATCATTTTTCCTGCATATCCTCGAAAAGTAAAAGGCTGCCGGCATCCGGTATAATTTCTCCTGATGGTTGTTCCCGCGGTCCTCAGCCAGCGCCCCGCGACTGAAGCAGACCGCAGCCGGTTGGCCAACCTGCTGCACTTCGAAACCTATGTGCATCGCCATCTGGATTGGCGACGTCCGTTAGACTGGCTCGGCCATGACCCCTATTTGATCGCAGAAAATTCTGGGCAGTTGGTGGCCGCCTTGGCCTGTTCCCCTGACCTGCCTGAGGTCAGTTGGGTGCGCCTGTTCGCCACGGCCGCCGGTATGCGGCCTACAGATGCCTGGGATCTGCTCTGGCCGGCGGCCACCCCCATATTGCGCCAAAAAGAGATCCACACACTGGCCGCCATTCCGCTTCAAGACTGGTTTGAAACCTTGCTGGCGCGCAGCGGCTTCATCAAGGACCACGAAGTCGTCGTTTTGGAATGGCGCCCCCAGCCCCTGCAGACCTCTGTCCAGGAGATCGACGCCGACCTGCGCCCCATGACCCAGGAAGACCTGCCCCTGGTGGCGGAGGTGGATCATGCCGCCTTCCGCCCACTGTGGCGCAACTCGCTGTCTGCCCTGGAGGCTGCCTTCAGCCAGGCTGGCCTGGCCAGCGTCGTCGAGCAGGGCGGGCGCATCGTCGCCTACCAGATCAGCACGCACAGCGCCCGCGGGCCGCACTTGGCCCGCCTGGCCACGCATCCCAGCCACCAGGGGCGCGGCCATGCCGCCACCCTGGTACGCCATGTCCAAACCCACGTCTTGCAGCGCGGCGACACCTTATTGACCGTGAATACCCAGGACAATAACGGGGCTTCTTTGGCCTTGTACAAGAAACTGGGCTTCAACTTCAATGGGGAACAGTTCCCGGTCTACCAGTACGACTGCACATCCGGCGCAGATTAAACCGGGGAGAGAAAAACTCTTTCACTTCTTTGCAAAGAGCCAACTTCTGCTACACTGGGCAGGCAATTACGCCTTGCCCGGCCTAGACCGGAGACACTGCTTCGGAGGATACACAGAATGACCAATCGCCAAGCTCGCCAGGAACGCCAGCGCGCCAAAGCCAAAAAAGGCCAGTACCAATGGCTGATCTACATGGGGATCGGTGCAGTTATTTTGGTGGGACTGATTGTTCTAAGCCAGCTTTTTAGCGGCCCGCGCCAAACCACCTACACCCAAAAAGACGGTATGCAGTTGGGCGCCGCAGATGCGCCTGTCACCGTGATCGAATTCCTGGACTTTCAATGTCCTCACTGCCTCAACTCCTACAACTCTGTGGAAGAGGACATGATCGCCGAATATGTGGACACCGGCAAAGTGCGCCTGATGTACTATGTGGTCGGTTTCCTCGGCCCTGAATCGGTCAACTCGGCTGAGGCGGCTTACTGCGCCGCGGCGCAGAATTACTTCTGGGAATTTCACGACGTGGTCTTTGCGCCGGTGAATTTTTCCAATGGCAATGTGGGCGGCTACTCGGACGCCAAGCTGATTGATATGGCTGGCAAGGTGGCCGGCATGGATACGCAAGCCTTTAGCGCCTGCATGGCCAGCGACGAAAAGATCCCGGAAGTGCAGGCCGCACATGACGTGGCGGCCAGCCTGGGCGTAAGCGGCACCCCGGCCTTTGTGATCAACGGCCAGGTGCTGGGCGGCGCACAGCCGTTCTCACGTCTGCAGCAAGTCATTGAAGAAGCTCTGGAAACTGCGGGCGCCAACTAGACCGATCTGGTACTCGATAAAAACACCCTGCTTTGGCAGGGTGTTTTTTGTTGGTGCTAGAAGTCCAGCGGAATGCGGAAGTGGGCCAGCAGCGCCACGATCAATGGGGCGATCACCAGCGCCGGGAGGAAATTGCCCACCCGGATGGGCTTGATCTCCAGCAGGCTGCTCACGCCCATGCCCACCAGCAGCAGGCCGCCGGTGGCGCTTAATTCGGCGATCATGGCCGGGGTGAAGACGGCCTGAATTTGCTGGGCCAGCAGCGAAATGCTGCCCTGCAGCACCAGAATAACCAGCGAAGAAAACAGCACCCCCACGCCAAGCGTGGAGGCGAACACAATGCTGGCGAAGCCGTCCAGGGTGGACTTGATCGCCAGCAGGCTGAAGTCGCCGGTCAGCCCATCCTGGATCGAGCCCAGGATCGCCATCGGGCCGATGGCGTAGACCAGAGAAGCGGTCAGGAAGCCGCGCACGAATTTGGCGCTGCCGCCCTCGGCGTTGGCGGCAAAGCGCGCTTGCAGCCAGGCGCCCAGGCGTTTGAGGCCCTCTTCGATCTGCCACCACTCACCCAGGATGCCGCCGATGATCATGGCCAGCAGCACCAGCACGGCATTGCTGGTTTCCGAGAACATGCGCAGGCCGTAGGCCACAGTAAACAGGCCCAACCCGGCCACCACGGTCTGCCCCATGCGTTCCGGCAGGCGTGAGCCAAAGGCCAGGCCCAGCAGACCGCCAAGAATGATGGTGGCTACATTAAGCAGCGTGCCGATCATGCGCTGATTATAAGGGAGCGTATAATTCCGGCCATGTCCAGGGGACCTAAACAATTGGCGACCCAGCCGGCCTGGTGGATCGCCTACGGCGTGCTGTGCGGCCTGGCTGCCGCCGGCCTGTTGCTGCTGTTGGCCGCCCCGCGCCGCGGCCAGCCCATCCAGCTGGTGCAGGCGCCCACGGCTGACCCAGCCATGGCAGCGCAAGCGCAGCCCAGCCGCCCGGCCCCGACGCCGCTGGTGCAGCCCAACCTGCCGTTGGACCTGAACGCGGCCACCGCGGCGGAACTGGAGTTCCTGCCGGGCATCGGGCCTAGCACGGCCATGCTGATCGTTTCGTATCGTGAGCAAAATGGGCCGTTTCAGCGCCTGGAGCAGTTGTTGGACATTCCGGGCATTGGCCCGCGCACCCTGGAAGGCTTGCTGCCCTTTGCCTATGTGGAACCCAATGAAGATTAAACCCCTCTTGCAGCGCTACCAGGCCCTGCTGGACCTGCCCGCCCACACCCAGAGCATCTCGCTGCTGGAGGGCGGCACGCCGCTGCTGCCCTTGCCGCGCCTGGCTCAGGAACTGGGCGGCGGCTTTGAGCTGTATGCCAAGGTCGAGGGCTTGAACCCGACCGGCTCCTTCAAAGACCGCGGCATGACCGCTGCGGTGGGCGAGGCGCTGGGCCGCGGCGCCCAGGCCGTGATCTGCGCTTCCACCGGCAACACCGCCGCCAGCGCCGCGGCTTATGCCGCCCGCGCCGGCCTGCGCTGCATCGTGCTCATCCCGCAGGGCAAGGTCGCCGCCGGCAAGCTGGCTGGCGCGCTGGCCTACGGCGCCCAGGTCATCCAGGTCAGCGGCTCGTTCGATCAGGCCTTGGAGCTGGTGGTGCAGGTCAGCCAGCGCCAACCCATCGCCCTGGTCAATTCGCTTAACCCGCATCGCTTGCAGGGCCAAAAGACCGCCGCCTTCGAGATCATTGAAGACTTGGGCCGCGCCCCGGACTGGCTGTGCCTGCCGGTGGGCAACGCCGGCAACATCATTGCCTATTGGATGGGTTTCCGCCAGGTTCACCAGCTGCACGCCAGCGGCCTGCCGCTCCTGCTGGGCGTACAGGCCGCCGGGGCGGCCCCGCTGGTACACGGCGCGCCGGTCGAAGTGCCGGAAACGGTGGCTACCGCCATCCGCATCGGCAAACCCGCCCGCGGCGAGCAGGCATTGCAAGCCGCCGCCGAGTCCGGCGGGCGGATTGTGGCCGCCAGCGACGCCGAGATCCTGGCCGCACAGCGCCGTCTGGCCGCCGAAGGGCTGTGGGTCGAGCCAGCTTCAGCCGCCGGCCTGGCCGGCCTTACAGCGGAGATCGCTGCTGGCCGCCTGCAGCCGCAGGGTCGCGTGGTGCTGGTCTGCACCGGTCACGGCCTCAAAGACCCGGACACTATCACGCAGGCCATCCCCGCAACGCCGGTTATTCCGGCGGAACTGGCTGCGCTGGAAGCCCTGTTGGCTGGCTGATGGTGACTGTACGCGTCCCGGCCAGCACCGCCAACCTGGGTCCGGCTTTCGATTGCTTGGGTCTGGCGCTGGACTTGTCCAACCAGGCCAACTTTAGCCTGGAAGGGCAGGGCTGGCAGATCGAGATCACCGGCGAAGGGCAGGGCCGCCTGCCGCGCAGCGCCAGGAACCGCATGGCGCGCGCCTTTGAGCTGGTCTACACTAAGACCGGCCAGCCCCTGCCGCCGGGCGTCAGCTTGGAGGCCCACAACCACATCCCACTCAGTTCGGGGCTGGGTTCCAGCTCTGCCGCGGCCCTGGCGGGCTTGTTGGGGGCCAATGCGCTTTTGGGTGGGCCTTTCTCTCAGGCCGAGATTTTGCAGCTGGCCGCCGACCTGGAGGGCCACGCTGACAACGTGGCGGCCGCCTTGTACGGCGGGCTGGTCCTGGTCTACAGCCATAAAGGACGCTGGCAGGTGCAGCAGTTGGAGCATCAGCCGTTGCGCGCTGTGGTGCTGCTGCCCGAAGCGCGGCTGAGTACGCATGAGTCGCGCGCCGCTTTGCCTGCCCAGGTACCTTTGCCCGCCGCGGTGGCCAATATCGGCCACAGCTTGCTGCTGGCTGAGGCTTTGCGCCGCGGCGACCTGGCGTTGCTGGCCCTCGCCATGAAAGACCAGCTGCACCAGCCCGCCCGCTTGGCTCTGCTGCCCGGCGCGGCCGAGGCGATCGTCGCCGCCCAGGCTTTAGGGGCCGCAGCGGCCCTGTCCGGCGCGGGGCCGGGCGTGATTGCGTTTGTAGAGGAGGGGGCCGAAGAAGCCGTCGGCGCGGCCATGCGCGCCGCCTTCCGGGCGGCGGGCTTGGCCGCGCGGCATTATGCACTCAACAGCAGCCCGCACGGGGCTGTGGTCTTATAACTTGGGCAGCACGATGCTCTGCTGCTTCTGGTATTTGCCCTTCTTATCCGCGTAGGACACGCGGCATTCCTCATCAGCTTCGAAGAACAGCACTTGAGCGATCCCCTCATTGGCATAGATCTTGGCAGGCAGGGGGGTCGTGTTGGAGATCTCCAGAGTGACGAAGCCCTCCCACTCCGGTTCAAACGGCGTCACATTCACGATGATCCCGCAGCGTGCATAGGTGCTTTTGCCCAGGCAGATGGTTAGCACGCTGCGCGGGATGCGGAAGTATTCGACCGTGCGCGCCAGGGCGAAGGAGTTGGGCGGCACGATGCACACCTCGCCCTTGAAATCGACCATGGACTTGGGGTCAAAATTCTTGGGGTCCACCATTGCTGAATGCACGTTGGTGAAGATCTTGAACTCGTCGGCCACGCGAATGTCGTAGCCGTACGAGGACACGCCGTAGGAGATCACGCCCTCCCGTACCTGGCTGGCTTCGAACGGCTCGATCATCTTGTGCTGCAAGGTTTGCTGCTCAATCCAGTGGTCGGGTTTCAGGCCCATCTCGTTCTCCTTAGCGGCTGGGGTAATTCCAGCGGCTGGCGTTAAAGATAATGTCCAGGAACACAGCGCGTTCCTCGGGGGTCATCAAGCGCGGCTTGGCAAAGTCCACGAATTGGATGGTGAACACTTCCGTATTGATGTAGCGGTTATCGTAGACGATGTTGCGCGTGATCAGCGCCTGGTCGCCGTACTCCACCACGCCGCGCTGGTCAAAGAACATGTTGCCCAGCCCGTAGGCGATGATGGCCCCGTCGCCGGTGAACTCCATGCCGTGGGCCTGGTGCGCCTGGCTGCCGCTGATGATGTGCGCCCCGGCCGCCGAAATACGCGTGAAGTCGCGCACCAGCGTCTCCGGCGGGCGGAAGACGTAGTTCTCGTTATGCTGGAAGGTAGCGATAACCACATAGCCCGCTTGCACCAGCTCCTGAACTTGCTGTTCCATCAGGGCGTAGTCGCACTCCACCGTGCCGGGGTGGTCCTCGCGGGCGGTGGCATAGCCGCCGCCCTTGCCGTTGCAGCCGATGAAGGCGATGTGGTTGCCGTTATGTTCCAGGGTCAGGGCTTGGCGCGCCTCGGCGCTGTTGACCCCGCCGCCGTAGTAGGGCAGGCCGATCTCACGGTACATGTCCAGCGTATACAGCATCGCCTCGGCGCCCCAGTCGTTGAAGTGGTCGCCGGTCAGCTCGATCACGTCGGTACCGATGTCGGTCAGCAGTTCCATATAGGCCGGGTTGCTGCAGAACACCAGCCCGCGCTGCACTGGGTCTGGCAGGGGGCAGTCCGCCGCAAAGGGCACTTCATTGCTAATGTGGGTAATGTCAGCTTCGCGCAGCAGCGGGCCTACATCCTCACCCGGGTAGGTCACGCCGTTGCGGTCCATGGTGTAGGCCGTGGCGCGCACCAGCGCCGTCACGCCGGTGATGATCACGGTGGTCAGCTTGTCGGCCTCACGGTTGCTGGCTGGGGCTTGGGCGCCAGCCAGCAGGGCCGCTTCGCCCTGTATGCCAATCGGCACGGTCAGCGGGTAGGCCGCCGGGTCAAAGTCTTTCCAGATCGGCGATTGGCCGTCCACCGCCAGCACTTTCCAGCGCGGGGCGATCTCCTCGAAGGGGATCAGCGCCCAGGCCGGTTGCCGTGCCCAGGCCGCCTCCAACAGCTCATCCGCCGGGTGCACTTCCGTGGCGCCGGCGGCCGGCTGGCCCCACAGGGCGCTCAACACCGCCAGCGTCTCCTCGCTCAGTAGCAGCGGGACGCCGGCGAACGGCTCGCCGGCCCGGCCGCCCCAGGCGGCCTGCAGCTCCGCCAGGCTGACCGCGTCAGTCAGGGTGGGGAAGGGCGCCGCCAAAGCGTAGATCCACTGGCTGAGTGGTTCACCCAGGTTCACGCCCACCAGCACATCTGCTTCGGCGGCATCCTCGGCCCAGGCCGCGCCTTCGGGCAGGCTGACCTGCTCCGCAAAACTGGCGGGCAGCGCGGGGTCCAGCCACCAGGCGGGCTGGCTCGGCGCGGCTTCTTCGGCGGACAGGTCAGGGTGGAACGGCGTCAGCGTGATCGCTGCCGCGTCGGGGTTTGGCGCCGGCGCAGGGCTGCTGGGCAGGTTGCAGGCCGCCAGCAGCAGGCCCGCCAGCAATACAAGAATGGTCAATTTACGCATAGGTTTGGCGAAATGGCTGCGGGCTAAAAACCGCCGCGCTCCTCAATAGAAGTACGAATCTCTGCGTTCAGTGTCACGGCTTGGGCCTGCAGCTCCTGCAGTTCAGCCAGCATCGCCCGGGTTTCCTTCGATTTCTTGACTGAATTCAGGTTGATGCGCACGTTTAGTCCGGCGCCCTGCAGGCTGGCGGCCGCCAGTGCGCCGGCTGTGCCGGCATCGCTGAGCGTGTTGGTGTTGCCCAGGGCGGCGGACTGCTGCGCCAGGCGCAGGCAGTCGTGCGCCATGCGCGCCACCGCCAGCGGCTGGCGGGCCGCTTCCAGTGTGGCCGCCTCGATCGCCGCTTCACGGCCGGGGGCGTCCTTGGCCAGCTTGAAGGCCGCCATCACTGCGTCAAAGGCGGCCGCATCTTCGCTGATCGCCCGGGTAAAGGCAGCCCGCAAGCCTTCAGCTTGCGCCAGCACTTCGTTCATTTGGGCTTCCACCGCGGCATATTTCTTCTTGCCGATTGTCAGCCGCGCCACCATCGCCACCAAGGCCGCGGCCAGCGCGCCGGAATGCGCCGCGGCGGACCCGCCGCCGGGCGCCGGCGCCGCGCTGGCCAGCGCCTCGACGAAGTCTTCGGCCGCCGGGGCGGCGGCCGACTGCATGCGCCGTTCCAGCACCTGCTGCGGGTCAAAGCCGTCCAGCTGCAGGTACCAGGCGGCCGCGTCTTCCATAGCTTGCTGCGGGATCAGGCCGACCAGTTCGGTCTTGACGATGCTGGCTCCGTAGCGGGCCGCCTCGCGGCGGATGGCTTCCACCACCCGCGCCAGCGGCGTCTTTTTGTAATTGGTCAGGTTCATCGAGACCTGCGCCAGCCCATCCACCAGGAAGCCGGCGCCTTTGACGAAGCGAAAGCCGCCGGAGGAATGGCGCACGGCCTTGCCGATCGCCTTGGCCACTTCCACATCGCCGGTGTTCAAATACACGTTGTAGGCGATCAGCGGCTGGCGCGCCCCAATCGCCACTGCGCCGGCCTTGCCCAGTGCATTGGGCCCATAGTCCGGCTTGCGGCTGGCCTTGCGGCCGATCTCGGCGCGGATGCCTTCGTACTCGCCGCGCCGCACGTTCTCCAGGTTGCGGCGACTGGCTTTGCTGGCGGCTTCTTCATATAAATACACCGGAATACCCAGTTCGTCGCCCACACGCTGGCCCACGCGCTGGGCCAGCTGCACGCACTCATCCATGCTGACCCCGGCGATGGGCACAAAAGGCACCACATCGGCAGCACCCATGCGCGGGTGCTCGCCCGTGTGCGTTTCCATATCGATCAGCTCGGCGGCCTTGGCGATGCTGCGCAAGGCCGCTTCTTCCACCGCCGCCGGCGGGCCGACGAAGGTCAGCACGCTGCGGTTGTGGTCCGCATCGGAGCTGCGGTCCAGCAGGGTTACGCCGTTCAC
Proteins encoded in this region:
- the ftcD gene encoding glutamate formimidoyltransferase, whose protein sequence is MTVPIIECIPNFSEGRRPEVVDAIAEAIASVNGVTLLDRSSDADHNRSVLTFVGPPAAVEEAALRSIAKAAELIDMETHTGEHPRMGAADVVPFVPIAGVSMDECVQLAQRVGQRVGDELGIPVYLYEEAASKASRRNLENVRRGEYEGIRAEIGRKASRKPDYGPNALGKAGAVAIGARQPLIAYNVYLNTGDVEVAKAIGKAVRHSSGGFRFVKGAGFLVDGLAQVSMNLTNYKKTPLARVVEAIRREAARYGASIVKTELVGLIPQQAMEDAAAWYLQLDGFDPQQVLERRMQSAAAPAAEDFVEALASAAPAPGGGSAAAHSGALAAALVAMVARLTIGKKKYAAVEAQMNEVLAQAEGLRAAFTRAISEDAAAFDAVMAAFKLAKDAPGREAAIEAATLEAARQPLAVARMAHDCLRLAQQSAALGNTNTLSDAGTAGALAAASLQGAGLNVRINLNSVKKSKETRAMLAELQELQAQAVTLNAEIRTSIEERGGF